From Candidatus Syntrophosphaera sp.:
CTCTGGCCTGATGACGTGAATGTGCAGATCGCGAACGGAACGGTTTATTTGAGCTGGGATCCGGTCACCAGCACCATTCTGGGGAATCCCGTCACGCCAGACTTCTATCGGGTGGAAGCATCCCTTGCTCCAGATTTTGCCAGCTTTGAGGTGATCGCCAGCACCGCCGGGACAAATTTCAGCTTCCCGGCAAATCCAGGCCAGAGCAGATCTTTTTACCGGATCATAGCCGTCAAGGCCATGCCTTGAGGGTCATCCCGCCCAAGCTTGATATCGAGTAAACCAAAGGAATTCTGAGTGAAAAAAGCCGTGTATTTCGTGGCGGCACTGCTGCCGGCAATGTTGTCTGGGCTAAGCATCGGGAACTGGCAAAACATCCGTTTCAGCGGCAAAAATGCCGCTTCCCAGGTATTGCTGAGCACCGAGATAGAAGCCTCCAACCTGACCCAGAACAAGGTTATCTACAATCCTGGCAGCGGGATCGCGGAATACAACCTGACCCTGCAAAACGCCGCGACCAGCACCTACCAGGCCTCCATCCCCGTGGGCTCGAGCCGGCGTTATTTGGGCCTGAAAAATCAGGCAGGGACTGGGCCCACCAGGCTGATCCCCGTCTTCTACGAAGGCAAGGGCCTGCCCGCGTTAAACCAGCTTTCCAGGGTCTCCAGCGATGCCACCAAAGATAACGGCACGGACCATTACGACATCGTTTCTGATTACGTATCTTTCTCCGACACAAAGCTATACACGGCGATCCGGAACCGCGGGGGCGGATTTCCCACCAGCGGGGGCTTGGGAACCGTGTATCATTCCTACATGAGCCTGATCAACGATCCCGCTGCTGACCGCAACGATCCGGACGTCATTGTCTGGGCCCTGGCCTACATGAAAGTGGCCTTGGGAGGCATCTCTCCCGGCCTGTTCAAGATCACAGGCACCGGCTCGTCAGACCTGGTCCGCATCGGCGACATCCAAACCAAGCTCCTGCCCGGAAGCAATCTGCTGGTGATGAGCTGCAACCTTGCCGATCTGCTGGCCGATCCTGATTTCGCAGCCTGGTATGATCCGGCCAATCCAGTGCTCGCCTTTCACACCATCGTCAACCGGACCACCGTCATCCCCTTCGGAACGAAGCTGCAAGACGGAAGCCCCGGCGGTCTGGTGTACCTGAGAAAACTGTACTGCGATCCAAACTAGAACAACACTCCCAGAACTGGACAACTGGCGAGCGGAGCGGCAATCGTCCTTGTCTGCCAAAGCCCGCTGACTCGCCAAAAATCGCTCATGCATTCTAAACCGCTCACAGACAATGTTTTAGCCCGGACATCCCTATCCCCGCCCTCCTGATCAATACGCTATCAATACGGACTCATTACGGACAAAGTCCGTAATGAGTCCGTATTGACACCGTAATGATAAGGGGAGCCATGGCCTCGGAAAGGGAATTTTGGAGCTCAGAATGAAGCGTTCGGAGGCTTCCTCACATTCTCAGGACCAGCATGTTTTCCTCAACTTCATCCGCCCAGACGCGGAATCCGGCCAGGTGCAGGATCTGCCAGGATGCCCTGAACTCTGGGGGGATGATGATCTGGTAGGACTTGCGGCTGCCGAAGAAGTGCTGGAAATAGGGCAGATCGGCTTTTATGTTGAGGTTAGGCGGTTCCAGCAGGATGATGTAGCGCTCGTGCAGGCCGCCCAGGTAGTAGGTGGCGCGGGGGGACTGGAACAGGCAACCGCGCTCTTTCAGGAAGGGCAGGGAAGCCAGGGAATTGTGAACTGTTTGCCAGGCGCAGGGTATGTAATCCGGATAGTGGTGAAACAAGCCCAGATCAATATCCTCCAGGATCCTGGGTTCGAGCGTGGCCTTGATCCCGCGTTTGTTCAGGACGTAGAATTTATGCACCACCCGGAAACCGAGTTTTTGGGTCAGGTGCAGGCTTTCTGAGTTTTGGTAGTAGGTGCAGAATTCAAAGCTGAGGGCGGGATCATCCCGTTTCAGCCTGGCGGCGATGGCAAAGCTGTGCCGGTTGAGCAGGGTGGCGATGCCGTGGTTCTGGTATCTGACCTGAACGCGCAGGCCTTCGAACCAGAGGACGTGGTCGGGGAAGCTGGTCATTTTGAGGCAGCCGATGACCCTGCCCCGGTATTCGCAGACCAGAAACCAGGGCTCACTGATCCAGATGTCCATGACCTTGGGGAGGTAATCCGTTCCGCCCCAAATGCCTTTGGCAATTCGGATGAGGTCTTGCCTGTCAGACACTTTTGCCAGACGGACAGAGCATTCTTGCAGATCAAATTCCATGTCTGAGCACCATTTTACCAAATAATCCACTCCAGGGCGAAAAATTCAGCCGGAAGGAATGGTTGGCATTAACAAAGAAAAATCCGCCATTGCTGTCAAGCAAAAGATCGCGGGGAGCCAGTCTGAAGAAAGTGATTGACAAAAAACCGGGCTTCAGATTCAAGGGCGAAACTTGCTCGTGGAGGATTAGTCCTAATTGGTAAGGCAGCGGTCTTGAAAACCGCCGGGTTCTGCCCATGGGGGTTCGAATCCCTCATCCTCCGCCAGAACATAGAGTGAATCCCATTAGGGGAG
This genomic window contains:
- a CDS encoding GNAT family N-acetyltransferase, translating into MSDRQDLIRIAKGIWGGTDYLPKVMDIWISEPWFLVCEYRGRVIGCLKMTSFPDHVLWFEGLRVQVRYQNHGIATLLNRHSFAIAARLKRDDPALSFEFCTYYQNSESLHLTQKLGFRVVHKFYVLNKRGIKATLEPRILEDIDLGLFHHYPDYIPCAWQTVHNSLASLPFLKERGCLFQSPRATYYLGGLHERYIILLEPPNLNIKADLPYFQHFFGSRKSYQIIIPPEFRASWQILHLAGFRVWADEVEENMLVLRM